TATGGGCCATCCCTGCATCCCCCACCCCTCGAATGTCAATAAAATCCGTTGCTTTTTCATGGTCAAGGGCGATCGCCCCTAAAGTATCATAAAAATTAGTTTGATTGGGCTTATGCTTTATTCTTCTGGCTATTACAGGGTTTTTTGGCTCAGGAAGGGGCATAAAAGTTTCTTCCATAGCATCAGTTACAACTTCATCATCTATGGCCATAGTCTGAGAAATCTCCCCCACAACATAATCGTTATTGTTATTGCCATCACAACCAACCATGGAAAAAGCCATAAACAATCCTAGTAAAACCCTATTAACCATAACTTTGTTAATAAATAAAAAATCTTTACAGCAAAAATTAAAAAACCCGCAATACTCGAAAAACTCTGACAAAGCGTCATTACACCTCGAATTTTAGCCCTAACCTGAAAATTTATCAGCCCTTTTTTCAGGAAATATGAACAAAATGTTAAAAAAATATTACGAAATGTCAAGAAATGCTACTAAAATAGGATAGAGAAATAGTAGTAGTAACAAAAAAACAGATGCGAGTAGCAATTGCAGGAGGAGGGTTAGCAGGTTTATCCTGCGCCAAATATTTAACCGATTTAGGACATCAACCTATTTTGTTAGAAAGTAGAGATGTATTAGGGGGTTTAGTAGCCGCTTGGAAAGATGAAGACGGAGACTGGTTAGAAACTGGTTTACACGCCTTTTTTGGGGCTTATCCCAATATGTTACAACTCATGGGAGAATTGGGGATTTTAGACCGCTTACAGTGGAAACAACACACCCTCATCTTTAACCAACCCGAAAAACCAGGCACCCTTTCCCGCTTTGATGTGCCTGATATTCCCTCTCCATTTAATGTAATTACTTCTATTCTGCGCAACAATGATATGTTGACTTGGAGTCAGAAGATTCGCTTTGCCATTGGTTTGTTTCCTGCCATTATCCGTGGTCAAAAATATGTAGAAGACATGGATAAATATAGCCTCATTGAATGGTTAAGGATTCAAGGCATTGATGAAAGGGTGAATACTGACATTTTTATTGCTGCTTCTAAGGCTCTTACTTTTATTAACCCTGATGAGGTATCCGCCACCATTATTCTCACGGCGTTAAACAAGTTTTTGCAAGAGCGTTATGGCTCAAAAATTGCTTTCTTGGATGGTGCGCCCCCAGAGCGTTTATGCGCTCCCATTGTGGATTATGTTACCGAAAAGGGTGGACAAGTGCGCACTAGCTCACCCTTAAAAAGAATTGTCTTAAATGAAGATGGCTCGGTTAAACATTTCCTGATTAGAGGGTTAAATGGTGCTGAGGATGAAATCATAGAAGCGGATGCTTATGTATCAGCTATGTCGGTGGATGCCATGAAATTATTGATGCCTGAGCCTTGGAAGGAAGAACCTTTTTTCCAACAACTAGAAGGGCTTGAGGGTGTACCTGTGATTAATGTGCAAATTTGGTTCGATCGCAAATTAACCGATGTAGATCAACTTTTATTCTCCCGCTCTCCTTTGCTCAGTGTTTATGCGGACATGAGTGTTACTACTAAAGAATATTATGACCCCGATCGCTCCATGTTGGAGTTAGTTCTTGCCCCTGCCCAAGATTGGATTGGTAAATCCGATGAGGCGATTATCGAGGCTACCATGGAGGAGTTAGCCAAACTTTTCCCCGAACAAATTCCCCACGTGGCCAAGGTACGTAAAGCGAAGGTATTAAAAACCCCCCGTTCGGTATATAAAGCCATTCCAGGCCGTCAGGCTTATCGCCCTAGTCAAGCTACTCCTATTTCTAATTTCTTCCTTTCGGGTAGTTATACCATGCAGGAATATTTAGGAAGTATGGAAGGGGCTGTTTTATCTGGTAAATTGACCGCTCAGGCGATCGCCAATAAAAAAGTACCTGTCAGAAAACCAAGTATGGCAAAAGGTGAACCTACCTTTGTAGGATAATCACAATGATTTATTTCTCAAGGGGTTTAACGGTTGTTGAGGTTCAGGAATTTTGTTAGACTCTATGGGAAATAAATAGTTAAAACTTGCCAGATAGTGAGACAATACTAGAAAATTGTCATTATTTTTATTTTTAAACTTAATCTAGTAATTATTTCAGCAGGGATGAATGCTGCAACTGCCTAAAAAATTAAAACCAAAACACCCCCTAGCTTCCGTCGAGGAGTCCTATGAATATTGTCGTCAAGTAACGGCTAAGTATTCCAAGACCTTTTATCTTGGTACTTTGTTGATGCCCAAACAAAAAAGAAAGGCAATCTGGGCTATCTATGTCTGGTGTCGTCGTACTGATGAATTAGTGGATGGCCCTCAGGCTAAATTTACCACCCCTGAAACCCTTGATTTGTGGGAAACTCAATTGGAGTCGGTATTTGATGGTCAACCCATTGATGATCCTGATGTGGCTCTGGTAGATACCCTTAGCCATTTTCCTATGGATATTCAACCCTTTAGGGATATGATAGCTGGTCAGAGAATGGATTTGTATCGTAACCGCTATGATACTTTTGAGGAGTTAGATTTATATTGTTATCGTGTGGCAGGTACGGTGGGCTTGATGTCTTCGGCGGTGTTGGGGGTTGACGATCGCAATGTCAGCGTCCCTTGGAATCGTCAATCTATCATTGTACCTGAACAAGAGGCGATCGCCCTTGGTATTGCCAATCAACTCACCAACATTTTAAGGGATGTGGGAGAGGATATTGATCGTAATCGTATTTACTTACCCCTAGAGGATTTAGCCAAATTTGACTACACTGAGGAAGATTTATTTAACAAAGTAATTGATGATCGTTGGCGTAATTTAATGAGGTTTGAGATCAAACGAGCCAGAAAGTATTATGTGGATGCAGAGAGGGGTATCAGGGCTTTAAACCCCGATGGTCGTTGGCCTGTGTGGACTGCTTTAATGTTGTATCAAGGTATTCTCGATGTCATTGAAAAAAATGATTACGATGTTTTTAACCGTCGTGCTTTTGTACCAACTCCCAACAAAATGCTTTATCTTCCTGTGGCATGGTTGAGGGCTCAAGCTCTTTAAAATAACCTGAGTTCGGAATTAGTGATAAATAACCTCAGTTCGGGATAAGAGTTGTGTTATGTGGTAGGGGACGTACCATGGTACGTCCGTACAGGCTTTTGGTTGCAGGTTGCAGGTGGTAGGTAGGCCATAGTTGGTTAATTATTCATTGTCCATGGTGAATTCTTCACAGCTTTAAAAAGCTAAAAATGTTATTCCTAACTTTAGTTAACATATAGTTTTTGTCAACTTCTTAACCTGATACCCGATACCTGACACCTTTTTTACAAGACTACAAATTTTATCCTAAACTCAGGTTAATGATTACCCATTGCCCATTGCCTATTACCCATTGCCCATTACCTCCTAATTTTTGACTAAAATCTGTTTTAAACTTTCTAAATCAATGGGTTTAGAGATATAACCATTCATTCCTGCATCAAGACATAAAGTGCGATCGCCCTCCATAGCCCCTGCTGTCATGGCAATAATATGGGGTTGTTGAGATGAAGGATAATTATTTCTAATCCAACGGGTAGCTTCTAAACCGTCCATTTCGGGCATTTGTATATCCATCAAAATAACATCATAATGCTGACGTTTTAGGGCTTCAATAACTTCTAAACCATTGGATACCACATCGGCTAGATGGCCTATTTTTTTGAGACTAAGTAGGGCTACTTTTTGATTGACGTTATTATCTTCGGCTAAAAGAATTTTGAGGGTTTTTTTATGGGTGGATGATTTAGGTTGATGAATTAATGTATTATTTTTTATGGGTTGTTTTTCTTCCATAGTAGTAACTTTGACGGTGAAATAAAAGGTTGCCCCCATGCCGATGTCACTGTTTACCCAGATTTTTCCGCCCATCTTTTCGGTTAATAATTTACTGATAACTAGGCCTAATCCTGTTCCTCCATATTTACGGTTAATGGAAGAATCTATTTGAGTGAAAGATTTAAATAGTCGATTTTGTCTTTGTTTAGGAATACCGATACCAGTATCCTTAATGGCAAATTTAATCTGATATGGCTGATTTTTATTATTGGTTTGATAATCATCAATTTTAAAACCTGTCACCGTGAGGGTGACTTTTCCTTTTTCTGTAAATTTGAGGGCATTTCCCAAAAGATTAACTAAAATTTGACGGATGCGGGTTACATCACCGATAAATATTTGGGGAAGCTCGGAAGAATAATAATAGCTAAATTGTAAGTTTTTCTTTTTAGCTTGAAATTGTAATAAATCAAAGATACTTTCAATACATTTGACTAAGTTAAAGGTTTGTTTTTCTAACTCTAGGTTTCCTGATTCAATTTTGGAAAAGTCGAGAATATCGTTAATGATGGTTAATAAACTTTCTCCACTACTACGGATAATTTCAACAAATTCTTTTTGTTGGGGGGTTAATTTAGTGTCTAATAATAAGCCTGTCATGCCGATTACTCCATTCATGGGAGTACGAATTTCATGGCTCATCATGGCTAAAAATGCACTTTTTGATTTGGTGGCTTTTTCGGCGGTTTCTTTGGCTTTGATTAACTCCTGTTGGGTTTTAATGCGATCGCTTATATCACAAATATAACCATGCCAGATAATGCTTCCATCGGCTTGTGTGGTGGGGGTAGAATGTCCCGAAACCCAAATTATGCTTCCATCTTGACGACAGATACGGTATTCACAATAACATAACCTTAGATCTTGAGTTGATTCTTGGAGTAATTGGCGAACCTTTTCCATATCTTCGGGATGAATAATGTTAAATACGGGGGTAGCATCGTCTTTTACTTCTTCTGGGGTGAGTTGAAATATTTGTTTGATACCGTCACTGGCGTAGGGAAAATGGGAACTACCGTCGGGGCGAAGACGATATTGAAAAATCATGCCAGGGATGTGTAGGGCTAGTTGTTGTAATGTGTGTTTAAATTCAATTAAGGCGAGTTCGGTTTGGCGGCGATCGCTTATATCCGTTATCATGGCTAAACTACCAAGATATTCACCCTTTTCGTTAATATTGGGAGTAGTAGAAACGATCGCCCATAAATCAGAACCATCTTTACGGGTAAAACGAAAATCATGTTGCTCTTTAATTCCCTGCACCAGTCTTTTGAGATATTTTTTAGCTAAATTTTTAGCCTCTTGATCCATAAAATAAAATAAAGGTTTACCCAACATTTCTTCTGCGCTATAACCTAACATCTCTCCCATTTGAGCGTTAACAAAGTTAGTGTTACCATTTTTGTCAATCATCCAAATTCCTTCGGTGGTGGTTTCAACGATACGACGATATTTTTCTTCACTGTTTTTTAGGGCAGTAATATCAAGGATTGTGCCAAAATACCCCGTTACCTTTCCTTCTTCATTTTTGATGGTTACTCCATTCCCAGATACCCAACAAACTTTGTGATTTTTTTGATTAATAAAACGGTAGGTGGAAACAAAAGGAATATTATTAATAATAGAATTATGCCACTCCTCAAAAACTCGCTCTTTATCCTCTGGGTGTAGTGCCTTTGCCCAACCAACCTCCATAGCTTCGTTATATGTCATACCAGTCATCTTTAACCATTGAGGATTAACATAATGACATAATCCCTGTTCATCGGTTTGAAAAATACCCACGGGGGCATTATTGACTAAAATTCGGAATTTTTTTTCACTTTCTTTGAGGGCCACTTCAATAATTTTGCGATAATCAATGTCGCTATGGGTGCCGATAAATCTGCTGGGGCGGCCATGGGAATCCCTTTCGATTACTTGGCCTCGATCTAATATCCACTTATATTGCCCATTTTTACACTTTAATCGATGTTCATTTTGATAAATGGGGGTTTCTCCCTTCAAATACCTTTCAATGTCTCGGTAACAGGATTTGAGGTCGTCAGGATGCACCCTGTCACTCCATTCCTGGAGGCGATCGCTTATTTCCCAATCTTCATATCCTAACATTCGTTTCCACTGCCTAGAAAAATGCACCTCATCGGTTTGAGGATTCCAATCCCAAGTGCCATCCCCCGAACCTTCCACGGCTAATTGCCACCTAGCTTCACTTTCAATTAAAGCCAGTTCATTTTTTTTGCGTTCGGTAATGTCAATAATCATGGCTAAAAATACATCTTGATTTTCCTCCCTAATTAGTTGTAAATGAACTTCTACGGGATACTGACTCTTATCAGCCCTTTGGTGGATAGTTTGATAAATTAATAATTCTTTTTCTTGTGTGCGTAGGGGTTCAATTTTTGTCTGAAATTGTTTTTCGTTAAATTCTGGTTTAATATCAACGGCAATCATTTTGCTTAAGATTTGCCATGGAAAACCTAAGTTATCGATCGCCCTTTTATTGGCGTATAAAATTTGTAAGGTATCAGGGGAAAAAACTAAGATTTCATTGAGACTTGATTCTAAAAAATAAGCTAAACGATGGTTTTGTTGCTCAATTTTTTTATGATTTTCACAAGAAGAGTTGACGGATATATTTATCTCTTTTAGTAAACTTTGGGGGGTAATGATACCAATTCCTTTACCCTGACTATCTACAATGGTTAAAACATCAATACTTTGTTGAGAAAATAAATTAATTAAATCATTGATATTGTTTAATTCATCTTGGCTATGGGTGAAGAATTTTTTTCTCATTACCCGCACAACGGTAAGGGATTCTAAGGGCAATTTATCCCCTAACCATGACACAATATCCCTTGGGGTAACTAATCCAACCAAACGGAAATTATCTTCCACAAAGGCATATGTTAGTGGTTGAGATGGGGCATCATCAAGCATTTTTTTTCCCTGATTCATCTGTTCAATGACTTTCAGAATCGGTGTTTGAGGATTTACAGTGACAAAGTTATGTTCAATGTATGGTGGTAAAGCCGATGACGAATTCATAGTTTATCTATTGCTGATGTGCTTTTCCCTTAACTCTTTAATTATAGTTACAAAGATAGTTGATCAATTCGATCAAAAAAGCCCCCGTAGGGGCTTCAAAGTTAAAGCTAATTAGACTTGTAGTTTATTTACTGGCTCGGGGTTGAATGACTCCAAAACCGCCATGGTTTCTGATGTAGATAACGTTAATCTCATTGGTTTCTTTATTGCGGAACATATAGAAGTCATGATCTACTAATTGTAGTTGTTCTTTGGCTTCATCAATGGTCATGGATTCCATGGCAAAGTATTTCATTCTTACCACTTCTTCGGGTAGTTCGGCGTGGCGATCGCCTATTAAACTATCTTCCACGGGTTTATCTTCGATGGCTTCTACGGTTTTTTCGACGGGATGAATTTTCTTGTCGAGATTTCTTTCTTTATATTTGCGTAATTGACGAGTAATTTTATCGGAAACTAAATCAATACTGGCGTACAAACTTTCACTATTTTCCTGCGCCCTAATTACTGTTCCGTTAGCATAAACTGTTACTTCTGCTTTATGTTTATTACTGATACGAGCATTACGGGCAACGGATAGATGAACATCCACTTTACTAGCTAAATTTTGGAAATGCTTAACTGCTTTTTCTAGTTTTTCCTCTACATAATTATGGATAGAATCTGTGACTTCGATATTGTTTCCTTGAATTAATAGTTTCATAATTTATACTCCATTTTACTCGCAATATTTTAATATCTCAACTTATTATCTTGTTGGATATTTTTTGTTTTTTCTCTTGGTAATGATTAAGAGAATTTAGCCAGTTTGCTTTCCATTTTACTTGATATTGATTATTTTAGCCATAAACCACATATATTAGAATTTTTCTTTTTTTATTTCTTTTAAAGAAAAAACGCCTGTTTTAAGGTTAAAATAAATTTTGAATCCTTTTAGTTAATTTATTCTCCTTTTCTTTTCCTTATACTAATACCATAACACTTTTGTGATCTAAAAAACACTCTTTTTTAACTTATTTTTAGGTTTAGTCTTTTTCTGTAACCTTTAGTTACAAAGTCGGTAAATTGTAACAAATTGTCTCTATTTTAGAATTTGTACAAAAGGTGCTTAGGGTGTTAAAAGAATTGAAAAAAAAAGGATTACCTGATATTTTTAAGAAATATTATTAATATTTATTTACATTAATTATGATTAAAAGTAATAAATTATTTAGTTTTTTAGGGCTAATGGTTTTAGGTATAACAATTCCTAATTATGTTGACAATATAATAAAACCCGTTCAGGCTCAAAGCCAACCCCTAAAAATTGTTTATCCGCCCCATAACCATCAAACCGTTGCCAGGTCAATATTTTTCATTGGCTCAGCGCCCCAGGGTGCTACAGTGTCGGTAAATGGAGAAAACATAGACACATCAACCCAAGGATTTTTTGCCCCAAGTTTCCCATTACAAATGGGGGAAAACACCTTTATTATTCGTTCTCAAAATCAAGAAATCAGAAAGGTAATTACCAGAAATGCCGATCAACCCAGTGAGGAGGATTTGAACAGTTTAGCCCCTAATTTAGTTTACCCTAGGGTTGACATTGCCCGATTAGCCGATGAATTGGTGTGCTTCGAGGCGATCGCCCCTAAAGATGCTCAAATATCGGTAAAACTAAGCCAAAATACCGTAAAACTAGAGCCTAACCCCAGTATTGTTAACCTTCCTCCCAATTCAGCAGTTTTAAACGCTAATAATAAACCAGAAACCATCATCAATAAATCATGGACAACCATGAAAGGATGTCAAACCCTCCAGGATAATAACCCAATCGAAAAACCCGTCTTTGTGATGGAATATCAAGGGCAAACCATTAGCCAAAATCAGGTGGGGCAAATTGAAACCCTTTCCCCCCAAAACTTGCCAGTAATAGAAGTTACCGCCTCCCAAGGGGTTGCTAGAAGCGGGCCTAGTACCAATCATTCTCGCCTTACACCCTTACCCCAAGGCACTCAAGCTCAAGTAACAGGTAAAGAAGGAGAATGGTTACGCCTTGATTATGGAGCATGGATTAGGGAAAATGAAACCCGCCTCTTATCCATTCAAGCCCCCCCCATCAGTAACATCCGCAGTGTTAATTCTCGTTTCGGTGATGATGCCACACAAATTATTTTCCCCTTAGAAAATCCCGTACCCATCACCATCAAACAAGCCGATGATACCTTTACCCTTTCTCTCCATAACACCATTGCCCAAACCGATACTATTCGCTTAGATGATAATCCCTTAATTCGTCGTCTCGACTGGTATCAAGTAAAACCTACCCAGATTGATTATGTATTTAGGCTTAAATCATCCACTCAGTGGGGTTATGATGTCCGTTATGAGGGTAATAATTTAATTTTAACCCTTAACCATGGTCCTAGGGTTTTATCGGTGGATAATTTACAGGGTGTTACCATTTTACTCGATCCTGGTCATGGGGGTGATGAATTGGGCGCAGTGGGGCCCAATGGTTATCCGGAAAAGGATATTAATCTTGTGATTTCTAAGTTAGTCGCTAAAAGGTTAAGGGAAAAGGGGGCGGAGGTGATTTTAACCAGGGAGGATGATAGGTTTGTTTCTCTGGGCGATCGTATGGCGATGATTGATAGAATAAAGCCTACCCTTGCCCTATCTATCCATTACAATGCTTTACCCGATGGGGGAGATGCGATTAATACAAAAGGCATCGGAATGTTTTGGTATCATCCCCAAGCCCATGATTTAGCGATTTTTTTGCAGGATTATTTAACTACTAATTTAAATCGTCCGTCTTATGGGGTTTTTTGGAATAATCTGGCGCTTACTCGCCCCCATACAGCCCCTAGTTTGTTGTTAGAGTTAGGTTTTATGATTAATCCCGAAGAATTTGAGTGGATTATTAACCCCCAAGCCCAAGAAAAATTGGCTGGTGGGGTTGCTGATGGGGTTGCCCAATGGTTATCAAAAACTAGGTAGGGTGCGCTGAATAAATTTCCATGGAGGGAGAGTAATTGTTTATGGTTTACTTTCAGGGGTGAATTGTTTTCTTTAAGCCTAAGATAGTATGGAGTAATAAAACTTAAAATTTATTTATGTTTATTAATATTTATCAACCAGATAAGGTGAAAAAGTTCATTGAAGATAAAATCTTATTCGGTAATGAGCTTACCCCTGAATTGGCAGCTATTTTAACGGTATATTTTGTTCAAGGTATTTTGGGTTTGGCGAGGTTGGCGGTGAGCTTTTTCCTTAAGGATGAGTTAATGTTATCCCCGGCGCAGGTGTCTGCTTTGATGGGGGTGGCGGCCATTCCTTGGGTTACTAAACCGATTATTGGTTTTTTTAGTGATAGTAAGCCTTTATTTTCTTATCGTCGTCGTAGTTATCTTATTTTATCAGGTTTTTTAGGGGCGATCGCATGGCTTAGTTTAGCTACCATTGTTAGTAATGCTTGGGGCGCTACGGTGGCCATTTTAATGACTTCTTTATCGGTGGCCATGAGTGATGTTATCGTTGATTCTGTGGTGGTAGAAAGGGCAAGGAATGAATCCCTAGAAACCGCTGGTTCACTGCAATCGGTAACTTGGGGTTGTTCGGCATTGGGGGGAATTATTACCGCCTATTTCAGTGGTTTATTGTTGGAATATTTCAGCGCCTCCCAGGTGTTTATGGTAACGGCTTGTTTTCCTCTGATTGTGGTGGGGGTAGCGTGGTTAATTATCGAAAAACCTGTCATGGAGGAGGAAGAAACGCCGAGCGCATGGAATCAAACAAAGCAGTTATGGAATACCCTCAAACAAAAAACTATTTTAGCCCCTGTAATTTTCATTGCCCTCTGGCAAGGCACTCCTAGCGCCGATTCTGCTTTTTTCTTTTTTACGACTAATGAGTTAGGATTTCAGGCGGAATTTTTGGGGCGGGTGCGATTGGTGACGAGTGTGGCTTCTTTAATTGGGGTGTTTTGTTATCAGAAATGGTTGAAACAAATTTCTTTTCGGGTGATGTTGGGTTGGAGTGTGGTTTTATCTTCTTTGTTGGGGATGACGAGTTTAATTTTGGTTACCCATTTTAATCGTACTTTAGGTATTGATGATCATTGGTTTAGTTTGGGTGATAGTCTGATATTGACGGTAATGGGGCAAATTGCTTTTATGCCTGTGTTGGTGTTATCTGCCCGTCTTTGCCCCGAGGGGATTGAGGCAAGTTTTTTTGCCTTATTGATGTCTATCTGGAATTTTGCGGGGTTAATTTCCCATGAATTGGGGGCTTTATTGACTGATTGGTTAGGGGTAACGGAAACGGATTTTTCTAATTTAGCTTTATTATTGCTGATTACTAATTTATCTAGTTTGTTGCCTTTATTTTTGATTAATTTTTTACCTAACCATGATCCGCAGGAGGTGGCTTCTGTTAATCTTCCTATATCTGAGGTTTACGAGCATCATAGTCCTGGGGCGATCGCCTCTAGTGATATAATGCCCGAGGTGGTTTATTCTTCTAGTAATAGACGCCCACAGCAAATTAAGGAAAACTAAAAAACATTTTCGGCGTTGCTGACTTTAGGTATGATTTCTCGTTGAGGAAGGGAACGGGGAACGGTTATAATATCTAAAAGTATTAGTTTTTAGTGTAATTCAACGATATTTCATACTATAACCCGTGCAATGCCACATCTTCACAGTATATCAAGTCCGCTTGAACACTTACAGATTAATTCAAAATAATGAAAGTTTAATTTATTAAACGAAGTATCATTAGCCGTGTAATTTATTACACGGTTGGTAAAACAGGTAATTGAGCGAACTTAACATTAAATTAAGGATGCTAGTGGGCATCGCCCACCATAACAACTTTAACCAAAACGGCCACTGACATATTGTTGGGTAGCTTCCTCGGCTGGATTTTGGAAAATATTTTCAGTTTTATCATATTCCACCAAATAACCTAATTTGCCCCCTCCTCCCTCAACACTACGGGCATTAAAAAAGGCAGTTAAATCGGATACCCTTGAAGCCTGTTGCATATTGTGGGTAACGATGATGATGGTGTAGTTACGCTTTAATTCGTGGATGGATTCTTCTACCTTAAGGGTGGAAATAGGATCTAGCGCCGAGCAAGGTTCATCCATTAAAATAACATCAGGTTGAATGGCGATGGTACGGGCGATACACAAGCGCTGTTGTTGCCCCCCTGAAAGGGCTAAACCACTCTGTTTGAGTTTGTCTTTCACTTCATCCCAGACGGCCGCTTTGCGTAGGGAATCTTCTACTAAGTCATCCATATTGCCTTGATAGCCATTGAGTCTTGCACCCCAGGCGATGTTTTCGTAGATGGATTTGGGGAAGGGGTTGGGTTTTTGGAATACCATACCAATTCTAGATCTTAAACCCACAGGATCAACGGATTTGGCATAAATATCTTTACCTTTGAAGGTAATTCTGCCTTTAACTCTGGCGCTGGCGACTAAGTCATTCATGCGGTTGATACATCTGAGGATGGTGCTTTTTCCGCATCCAGAAGGCCCGATGAAGGCTACGGCGTTATTTTTGGGGATGTCTAGGTTGACTCCTGCCACGGCTTTATGAGTGCCATAATAGACATCTACGTTTTCGATCTGGACTAGGGGTTCTTGTGCTATATTTTTATCTAATTCTGGACTCATGGTTATTTTTAGTAATTAAAATATTTTATTTGGGCTTTTTTGTCTGGGTAGAGTTAAACTAAACTACTGTAAAGCTCTGGCTGAATTGAAAAATAAAAAGCAAATTTACAGTAATTATAGTCTGAGTGTGCCAATTATCAAGTTAAGACGAAATTAACAAAATTGAGAATCTAATGAGTAGTATTTCCCTATGTATGATTGTTAAAGATGAGGCGAAGTCTTTGCCTAATTGTCTTAATAGTGTAAAAGATTTTGTTTCGGAAATGGTGATTGTCGATACGGGTTCGACG
This sequence is a window from Cyanobacterium stanieri LEGE 03274. Protein-coding genes within it:
- the crtB gene encoding 15-cis-phytoene synthase CrtB, with product MLQLPKKLKPKHPLASVEESYEYCRQVTAKYSKTFYLGTLLMPKQKRKAIWAIYVWCRRTDELVDGPQAKFTTPETLDLWETQLESVFDGQPIDDPDVALVDTLSHFPMDIQPFRDMIAGQRMDLYRNRYDTFEELDLYCYRVAGTVGLMSSAVLGVDDRNVSVPWNRQSIIVPEQEAIALGIANQLTNILRDVGEDIDRNRIYLPLEDLAKFDYTEEDLFNKVIDDRWRNLMRFEIKRARKYYVDAERGIRALNPDGRWPVWTALMLYQGILDVIEKNDYDVFNRRAFVPTPNKMLYLPVAWLRAQAL
- a CDS encoding N-acetylmuramoyl-L-alanine amidase, encoding MIKSNKLFSFLGLMVLGITIPNYVDNIIKPVQAQSQPLKIVYPPHNHQTVARSIFFIGSAPQGATVSVNGENIDTSTQGFFAPSFPLQMGENTFIIRSQNQEIRKVITRNADQPSEEDLNSLAPNLVYPRVDIARLADELVCFEAIAPKDAQISVKLSQNTVKLEPNPSIVNLPPNSAVLNANNKPETIINKSWTTMKGCQTLQDNNPIEKPVFVMEYQGQTISQNQVGQIETLSPQNLPVIEVTASQGVARSGPSTNHSRLTPLPQGTQAQVTGKEGEWLRLDYGAWIRENETRLLSIQAPPISNIRSVNSRFGDDATQIIFPLENPVPITIKQADDTFTLSLHNTIAQTDTIRLDDNPLIRRLDWYQVKPTQIDYVFRLKSSTQWGYDVRYEGNNLILTLNHGPRVLSVDNLQGVTILLDPGHGGDELGAVGPNGYPEKDINLVISKLVAKRLREKGAEVILTREDDRFVSLGDRMAMIDRIKPTLALSIHYNALPDGGDAINTKGIGMFWYHPQAHDLAIFLQDYLTTNLNRPSYGVFWNNLALTRPHTAPSLLLELGFMINPEEFEWIINPQAQEKLAGGVADGVAQWLSKTR
- a CDS encoding PAS domain S-box protein, with protein sequence MNSSSALPPYIEHNFVTVNPQTPILKVIEQMNQGKKMLDDAPSQPLTYAFVEDNFRLVGLVTPRDIVSWLGDKLPLESLTVVRVMRKKFFTHSQDELNNINDLINLFSQQSIDVLTIVDSQGKGIGIITPQSLLKEINISVNSSCENHKKIEQQNHRLAYFLESSLNEILVFSPDTLQILYANKRAIDNLGFPWQILSKMIAVDIKPEFNEKQFQTKIEPLRTQEKELLIYQTIHQRADKSQYPVEVHLQLIREENQDVFLAMIIDITERKKNELALIESEARWQLAVEGSGDGTWDWNPQTDEVHFSRQWKRMLGYEDWEISDRLQEWSDRVHPDDLKSCYRDIERYLKGETPIYQNEHRLKCKNGQYKWILDRGQVIERDSHGRPSRFIGTHSDIDYRKIIEVALKESEKKFRILVNNAPVGIFQTDEQGLCHYVNPQWLKMTGMTYNEAMEVGWAKALHPEDKERVFEEWHNSIINNIPFVSTYRFINQKNHKVCWVSGNGVTIKNEEGKVTGYFGTILDITALKNSEEKYRRIVETTTEGIWMIDKNGNTNFVNAQMGEMLGYSAEEMLGKPLFYFMDQEAKNLAKKYLKRLVQGIKEQHDFRFTRKDGSDLWAIVSTTPNINEKGEYLGSLAMITDISDRRQTELALIEFKHTLQQLALHIPGMIFQYRLRPDGSSHFPYASDGIKQIFQLTPEEVKDDATPVFNIIHPEDMEKVRQLLQESTQDLRLCYCEYRICRQDGSIIWVSGHSTPTTQADGSIIWHGYICDISDRIKTQQELIKAKETAEKATKSKSAFLAMMSHEIRTPMNGVIGMTGLLLDTKLTPQQKEFVEIIRSSGESLLTIINDILDFSKIESGNLELEKQTFNLVKCIESIFDLLQFQAKKKNLQFSYYYSSELPQIFIGDVTRIRQILVNLLGNALKFTEKGKVTLTVTGFKIDDYQTNNKNQPYQIKFAIKDTGIGIPKQRQNRLFKSFTQIDSSINRKYGGTGLGLVISKLLTEKMGGKIWVNSDIGMGATFYFTVKVTTMEEKQPIKNNTLIHQPKSSTHKKTLKILLAEDNNVNQKVALLSLKKIGHLADVVSNGLEVIEALKRQHYDVILMDIQMPEMDGLEATRWIRNNYPSSQQPHIIAMTAGAMEGDRTLCLDAGMNGYISKPIDLESLKQILVKN
- the pds gene encoding 15-cis-phytoene desaturase; translated protein: MRVAIAGGGLAGLSCAKYLTDLGHQPILLESRDVLGGLVAAWKDEDGDWLETGLHAFFGAYPNMLQLMGELGILDRLQWKQHTLIFNQPEKPGTLSRFDVPDIPSPFNVITSILRNNDMLTWSQKIRFAIGLFPAIIRGQKYVEDMDKYSLIEWLRIQGIDERVNTDIFIAASKALTFINPDEVSATIILTALNKFLQERYGSKIAFLDGAPPERLCAPIVDYVTEKGGQVRTSSPLKRIVLNEDGSVKHFLIRGLNGAEDEIIEADAYVSAMSVDAMKLLMPEPWKEEPFFQQLEGLEGVPVINVQIWFDRKLTDVDQLLFSRSPLLSVYADMSVTTKEYYDPDRSMLELVLAPAQDWIGKSDEAIIEATMEELAKLFPEQIPHVAKVRKAKVLKTPRSVYKAIPGRQAYRPSQATPISNFFLSGSYTMQEYLGSMEGAVLSGKLTAQAIANKKVPVRKPSMAKGEPTFVG
- the hpf gene encoding ribosome hibernation-promoting factor, HPF/YfiA family, which translates into the protein MKLLIQGNNIEVTDSIHNYVEEKLEKAVKHFQNLASKVDVHLSVARNARISNKHKAEVTVYANGTVIRAQENSESLYASIDLVSDKITRQLRKYKERNLDKKIHPVEKTVEAIEDKPVEDSLIGDRHAELPEEVVRMKYFAMESMTIDEAKEQLQLVDHDFYMFRNKETNEINVIYIRNHGGFGVIQPRASK